A genome region from Manihot esculenta cultivar AM560-2 chromosome 5, M.esculenta_v8, whole genome shotgun sequence includes the following:
- the LOC110614779 gene encoding zinc-finger homeodomain protein 11, whose protein sequence is MDLTQYSKSSESDTDIKTPLQTHLSRALSLSDGSLNPQPSPLQMVVSYKECLKNHAATLGGLALDGCGEFMPSPTATPSDPTSLKCAACGCHRNFHRRDSRTHQPLPPTAALQWTSSPSPGQTSSGLSPSPTPNSPESPTPQQSVYPSAPHMLLALSTGLSEPFDENQHQNPSLNSTVMNPHGRKRARTKFTDEQKEKMYAFAEKLGWKMLRGNEEKMVEEFCSEVGVKRNVFKVWMHNNKHRKEKNIANGNEDRVGFDIFNCNSNNINGSTYDSFTRHQIENKVQVHGDSPDGSSHSS, encoded by the coding sequence ATGGACTTAACCCAGTACTCTAAATCTTCTGAGTCAGATACTGATATCAAAACTCCGCTGCAGACCCACCTCTCCAGGGCCTTATCTCTCTCTGATGGCTCTTTGAATCCCCAGCCATCTCCCCTCCAAATGGTGGTGTCCTACAAAGAATGCCTCAAAAACCATGCTGCTACTCTTGGTGGCCTTGCCCTTGATGGCTGTGGCGAGTTCATGCCTAGTCCTACTGCTACTCCTTCTGATCCTACTTCCCTTAAATGTGCTGCTTGTGGCTGCCACCGCAACTTCCACCGCCGTGATTCGCGTACTCACCAGCCGCTGCCACCAACGGCTGCACTTCAATGGACGTCAAGCCCAAGTCCTGGACAAACTAGCTCTGGCCTGAGCCCTAGCCCTACCCCAAACTCACCGGAATCACCAACCCCTCAGCAATCCGTCTATCCATCTGCACCCCATATGCTTCTGGCCTTGAGCACAGGACTTTCTGAGCCGTTTGATGAGAATCAGCACCAGAATCCAAGTCTTAATTCAACAGTGATGAACCCACATGGGAGAAAGAGAGCAAGAACCAAGTTTACAGATGAACAGAAAGAGAAGATGTATGCTTTTGCTGAAAAGTTGGGGTGGAAGATGCTGAGaggaaatgaagagaaaatggtGGAGGAGTTTTGCAGTGAAGTTGGAGTGAAGAGAAATGTTTTTAAAGTTTGGATGCACAATAACAAGCACAGAAAGGAAAAGAATATTGCTAATGGCAATGAAGATAGAGTTGGCTTTGACATCTTCAACTGCAACTCCAACAATATCAATGGCAGCACATATGATAGCTTCACCAGGCATCAGATTGAGAATAAAGTTCAAGTTCATGGTGATTCTCCTGATGGGTCTTCTCATTCATCTTGA